aggtagaaactacccagaagtgatttatcactcccttcttctggaactgCCCCGGAACTGAGCAACTTGCCCATGGCCAtgcagcctggctcttctcccgggagacacagtgggggaattgaactgtcaccctctggctctgtagccagatacctaactcactatccagccagctgattgCTCCTTAGATTTGTGGAAATATAAAGCCTCGGATGGGTTGTTTGCCTCTTCCTTAACTATCAGGCAGTCTTTCTGTATTGATGtgtgtaagtacagtggtgcctcgacttacgaacgtccctacttatgaccattttgagttacaaccagctccagccgcaaaattttgcttctacttgtggccGGAACTTCCAGTTacgaacggaaaaaggcagggggaaaaggcgggaaatttaaatttctaaCTCTAGGTGGCaaggaggctgcttctttgtagctctttcaccccagcagttaggaagtgtgcgtcggaggaggcttgggactgcctcgcttctgcttctgagtgagcatgtctgtgtgtgtgtttgcagggagtctttgggcattcctatgggaaatggtgcttcgacttacggccattttgagttacatccatcttctggagcagattatggTCGTGagtcaaggcaccgctgtatctATATATGTGTGCATGCTTTGGTTGTCAAGGGAAAGGGAAACTATCTTTTCCATACATTTGACACAAATTAAGGAGGCAGCGTATTATTGGaatccaaatcccagaattctccatacTGAGAGTTCCACCGACCAGACAAACTCATCTGGAGAAAGGCTGAGTGGTTTCATAGCCTAGGGCAGATGAACATCTAGTTTAGTTGCCTGGTAGAAAAAGAAGTCGCCTCAGTGCTTGCTTGGAACTCCCAGCAAGCCCTGGGGACAGCTTCCTTTTCCAACAGGAAACCAAGCTCAGCAAAATCTAGGCCATTCTGCCTTCTGGCCAGGTTCAATCTATCCTAGGCTGTGAAGCTCTCCAGGAGAGCACATGTTAGgtatagaactcccagaatggaaaattctgggatcagaacttgaaaaaaaaatcttgaatatTCATGCTTACCAAGGAGATCTTTATAAATGAGAAGAAAACGTCTAGCATTTTCTCACTCAGTGGGTTTTCAAAATCCCTGTAGAGGTGTCTCACTGGATGATCCATCGTGtcctttcctgctctgcagttctaaggtttttATTATCAAGTTGAATCAGCCTAATGCAACGAGCATAAGCAATatagtaactacagtggtgcctcgcattatgacgttaattcgttccagcgaaatcactgtagaatgaaaacatcgtaatgcgaaaagaaaaaacccagtgGTGCCTTTAATGCGTTtactgtgttccaatgggcttaaaactcaccgtccagtgaagatcctccataggaaaTGGTTTAAATATGTTTCGGGGGGAAAGCCCATTtctcccctcttctttctttcaactCTTCCATTTCTATGTTGCAGCTCGCCAGAGGACGGCAAACACCATGCCTTTGTTCCTGTGGATTTTCCTTTGTCTGGCCCTGTTTTTGGCTCTAAGTCTATATTGCAGTAGCGTGAGGCAAGATTTCAAAGTCCTGGAAGACTTTCGCTCCCAGCTTGTTATCGCCTTTCTTCAGATCAGACATGTTGCTCTGAAATGCTGGACCTGGTTTACGAGTCAATAAGCAGCAATGCATAGGAAGCCAAACAGAGCTGGAGACAATGGGTGGTTTCCTTCAGGACCTCTgaatgcatttggggggggggaataaagccCTTTTTAGAAAGAACTCAGCTGAGAATGAGCCTCTTCTTGTTGAACAATGGAGCTGTTCCTGGTGATCGCTTCACTTTTCCTGCTGTCGTTCTGTAGTACCTTCTGTAACATGCTTATCGTATCCTTGCGAGCTCAATAACAATTAAAGGCCTACTGAATATGATAGTAAAAGCATTAGTAATATTATTGTTTAACTCCTGGCATGAGGCGAACCACGAACAGGGTAATGAAGAGTTCCCAGTCAGCTTCTTAAACAATTACAACATGTAGCAGCTATCGCACAAAAGGTGCTTCCAAAATTGCTAAACTGGGATCTCTAGATGTTGGTATTTGTTAACTGAGGGAACAAGGGGTAGAGGCACATGGGTATGTATGTGTATGggtacacacccacacacccatacacacccacccacccacacctacCTATTAATCTCATTAGATTGTTTTGCTTCCCAGGAAATTCCTGATCAATTTTCCAGAGCAGGTATCTCTAGGTTTAGCCCATCTTTCCATCGCTGAGGTTACTCAGGTGTTAAATTAAGggcaataagaaagaaaaaatccagacacAAAGAGGGCTAATACAATGTCCTCTGTGTTTTATGCCTGTCCCCTTGGTGATACGAGTCACAACTAGCTGAAGATACAGATAACAGATGTGAGTGATGACATTTTGTTGTAGCTTCACCTGCTCATGACTTTCATGGGGTTATGTACAAATAGAGGATTTACACAAGAGGATAGAAAGTTTGGGATCTCCAGATATAATCACCTTGATAACTTAATTGTCCCTCCCACCCCATCCCCGCCTCCTATCATGGGAGATGTAGGTAGGaaaaggtttgatttgatctCATTAACATCCCCTTTTAGAAGGCCTGATTGATTACAAGATGATGTGATATCATGGTGTCTCTTGAGCTAAATAGGAACCCTGCTctggaaactgggggggggggggggataacaaaAATCTTCAAAGAGAAGGACATCCACAGTCTTTAAATGAGTTTGCTGGTATATTTCAATGTGGGGTGATTcatattcatccatccatccatccatccatccattcattctatttatatcccgcctttctggtcattgtgaccactctaggcggctgtaatTCTCACTTTAGCAGTAATTCAGCAGTAATTCTCTTTACTTTAGCAGCAAAACTAGGTTTCTACTGTATTCCGTCATTCCGCTGGTGGATTGCAAAAGTCCCAAAAGATACAGGTTTCCAAACGCAGACTGGCATTCTTCAGCACAGCTCTACAAGGGAATCCTGCTGGTGAAGGTGAGAAGCAAATTGAATATGTCGTACAAAGAGCCAAGAAGACGTTGgctggctgtttgtttgtttttttaaaaaaacagcagcttTGAACAGAAGCAGCgtgctttaaaaagtattttcaatAGCAGCACTCTGAAGAGATCCATGAACATCACTCACCCTAGTAAATTATTCCCCAGAAGCAGTCAGAAAAGGAACTGCAACACTAGAAATGTATTTTTACATAAATATCACTTGTTATCCCATTTTTTACCCCATCAGCATCAAAGCATGGTAGAAAGGAGGCTGAGGTCAACAGATATTAGGGTCGACAGACCAGCTGAGAGATACATTATATGAATCGTGAGTCTACCACCACAAACATCAGCATATGGTGAAGTCCTGACCTCTCCATGATTCACGTGCTGCACAGGCAAATATTCTATGGGTACAGCTTCCAACCTTTGCTGGTAGTATCTGATGACGCAGAGTGGGCAGGGGAAAACCAGTACATATTGAAATCAAAACATGAATCATGCCACAATATATTTTATGGAGCAACAGAAAATTCATCACCAGACTTCAGCAAAGTCAGAGATCCTCCAACCTattgtttgtttgaaatactgATGGCTTTTATCCCCCCTAGGATGAGGCTATAGTGACAATCCTTGCTTGGAATGTTGACTTGGGACTTTGGACTTCTCTGGTCTACTCCCTACTGAACCATGAAACCCACTGGATGACCTTGGCCAAATCACACTCAACCCACCTGGTCTACCTTGCAAGGCTGCTGTGAAGACAAGAATAGTGAAAAGGAGAGTCATATAAAGTTCAATGAAAGGAAGGTTAGATATAAAtgtaaagtgttctgcttatataccaccctgcaGCACTTCAAGCAATCTCTGGgcattaattatgcaggctatgcattgccccccccccgtaagTTCGATACtcgttttaccaacctcggaaggatagaaggctgagtcaaccttgagctctaccttttggctgcagtacagcagtttaaccactacgccacgaggctccaatacacacatacagtggggacttgacttgagaacttaatctgtattggaaggcagttctcaagtcaaaaagttctcaggtcaaatctgcatttcccataggaatgcattgaaaaccatttgatccgtatctgctcttttccgtccatagaaactaatgggaagctgctattccgccttcgaccactagagggggatattttgtttctttttttcttgggtcaagaaagattcagggaaggcagggaaaatacagtccaggcagtccagtaccaggcagtctgaagactgtctcccaatccactctctaaacgctgggaggagtgaggaagcagacatgcacccttttcactggccaacagttaactgaaagttcacattttgcactttccctgtctcccacatgggtttttttcagttcttaactcaaatctaagtatgtaagtcaagtcaatattttcctatgagagcggttcttaagtcaaaatgttcttaactcgagctgttcttaagtcaagaccccactgtacatttcaaaacagtttttgaaaCCAAAAGAGAATTGAATCTTTCTCTCTAGAAGACAAGAAGAGGCGATGGAGGGAAAATCACTCTCTGCAGTTTTCTTGTTGGTACCCACATCATTGTTGTTGAGCACCCTTCCCCCCAAGCCCCCGCTACTTACAAAATTCCAAGTCTTTGATTTTGCTTTATGAATCATCCTGCCACATCTCCTTGGCTATGTGAAACTGCTATGGACTCAAATGACAGAAAGGAATTATTTTGTCCCTCTCTCTAGACGCTTCAGTAGGAAAAATAAGAAGCAGGAAGAAAATACTCGTATATTCCCTAGCAGGAACAAAGAGAGACCACGTTCACCACTGCTGGTGAGAAAAATAATGCACTACTGCTCCCAGAGAGCTACCAGAAGATCGGAAAAGGGAATCCCACTTCgaacatactgtatatggcaAATTCAATGTAGCTTTTGGCTGAGTTGTATGCAAGAATGCCACTTATGGTACCAGTGTTATGCTTCTTACATCAAGCAGAACCACTTGTAAGAACAAGAAAGAGGAGTTGGAGAAAACAGAAGTCCTAAAAATCTGTGATGCTTCCATTTCGAGTTaaatgaaaagcaaagacacacaTATTTTCCACACAGTTTATTATATATGGCACCAGATCAGAAGCCCAATATGCTGTTTGGAAGAGGGCAGAGAGAAGCATTTGAGGTAAAACATGTTCATTAAGAATCAACAATAATATGCTATTTTAGGcaacttcccccacccccatacatacatacatacacccaTACATCACATACAATGCAATTTGGCTATAGGTTCAGAGTACAGGCCAAGCGACCTTAGTTTTGCTTGAGGAGACAAAGCATCACAGCAAAAagagagcattttttttcttttctgcacttTAGAAAACAACTCGGTGTTCAGTTCTGCATGAGTCAAGTAACACTGTGCAATTTTTAAGTACACTGCATGCAATTCATGGCCAATGAAATAGCGAATAAAGACCTTGGAAGACAATGCAAGGCATACTGATAAGTTCTGAAATGGACTTTTAACAAATGCTGGAAGAAATGCAGAATGCACTTTTTCAATCCCAAATTCTTATACATTTTGAATTTGACATTTTAAATAGGTTGATGATTAATTGAGTTATGTTCATTACAAGTACAGATTCTAACCCTAAGGACCACACCCAGCCTAGAGATGCCTGAACACTGTCACTTTGTGTgtgtctggtttttttaaaatataacaggaAGTTCCCAGATGAATAGTTGCAGTTTTGGTTTTTGAGGGGGGGTTATAGCGGGTGGGggaacctccccctcccccaaaaaatccttaagaaaaatgaaaaattcataatcaaaaacatttttgaatttttaaatggGTCTGTGGAGTTGTCTTCAgggccacccagagtggccttggtagccagatgggtggtataaaaataaaataccatatttttccatgtataagacacccccatgtataagacgcccccacttttctaatccaaaattaagaaaaataagtggagcttagcaagtgtacgggaaaagggatcaaagcgctgcaggatcgctttgatccctgctttcccctccacttgtttttgttctctcctcagcttacttctgtgtataagatgaccctcaatttttagtctaaagattttagacaaaagtatagtcttatacatggaaaaatacagtaaaataaatgcCCCTGAAGAGGTCACCTGAGGAGCTGCATTCGGTCACCCATGTCCCATAGAAATTAAGTTGGTAGGTAGTCAGGCAGGGCCATGATTATATAACTCCATCCCTAGAGAGATGAGCCCCTCTTTCTTAGGCTTTAGGGAAGCAGAGAACGCTTGATCGTTCTCCTAAACTTTCAACATCTGTTTGATGTTGTTCCCTTATTTCATCATGAAGGATGGTCCACCTTCTGTTTTAATTGAATTGTGATGAGGTATTTGTTTCATTGCCCTTTCATTGGAAATCTGTGTATCACCTTGAGCGTCCAGTGGGCTGGGGGTGATTTAcaaatgtttaatatttattcagaacgcggccaaagagcctgaaaaacccacaacaaccattagatcctggccgtgaaaactttcatgaatacatttaatatttatattaatatgtatattaaataaatatgtgcCAAAGGAAATGAACAGAGGAAAAAGCCACAGATGGCACTGAGACATACAGCCT
The Pogona vitticeps strain Pit_001003342236 chromosome 1, PviZW2.1, whole genome shotgun sequence genome window above contains:
- the C1H14orf180 gene encoding nutritionally-regulated adipose and cardiac enriched protein homolog encodes the protein MYMKEKTHYAKCPPSILRKRPPFNQDLSKTRKAERRVRFQEPEEIIRRARQRTANTMPLFLWIFLCLALFLALSLYCSSVRQDFKVLEDFRSQLVIAFLQIRHVALKCWTWFTSQ